One Kitasatospora sp. NBC_01287 DNA window includes the following coding sequences:
- a CDS encoding HNH endonuclease: MIPLQRPPLPEELVERMSARGERLPQYRGGARELWRDSRTIRRELSAHLVAMAAGLSRCMYCGDSEGTSIDHFQPIAMAPQRAFDWLNHLWACAYCNSNQKRDLYPMDRDGLALLIDPTADEPADHLDLVLATGAYRPRTAKGSETIRIFGLDRPVLERGRAQAYVRCRSMLRDLARLAEHAERAEAGAVAHALTVQPFADVLYEMLRLRTAPRAALVFGAETVAGLNMLKDPRALRGPLHN, translated from the coding sequence ATGATCCCGCTGCAGCGCCCGCCGTTACCCGAGGAGCTGGTCGAGCGGATGTCGGCGCGCGGCGAGCGGCTGCCGCAGTACCGGGGCGGCGCCCGGGAGCTGTGGCGCGACAGCCGCACCATCCGCCGCGAGCTGAGCGCGCACCTGGTCGCGATGGCCGCCGGGCTCTCCCGCTGCATGTACTGCGGGGACAGCGAGGGCACCAGCATCGACCACTTCCAGCCGATCGCGATGGCCCCGCAGCGCGCCTTCGACTGGCTCAACCACCTGTGGGCCTGCGCCTACTGCAACAGCAACCAGAAGCGCGACCTCTACCCGATGGACCGGGACGGCCTGGCGCTGCTGATCGACCCCACCGCCGACGAGCCCGCCGACCACCTCGACCTGGTGCTGGCCACCGGCGCCTACCGCCCGCGCACCGCCAAGGGCAGCGAGACGATCCGGATCTTCGGCCTGGACCGCCCGGTGCTGGAGCGCGGCCGGGCCCAGGCCTACGTCCGCTGCCGCTCGATGCTGCGCGACCTGGCCCGCCTGGCCGAGCACGCCGAGCGCGCCGAGGCCGGGGCGGTCGCCCACGCGCTCACCGTGCAGCCCTTCGCGGACGTGCTCTACGAGATGCTGCGGCTGCGCACCGCGCCCCGGGCCGCGCTGGTCTTCGGCGCCGAGACGGTGGCGGGCCTGAACATGCTGAAGGACCCCCGCGCGCTGCGAGGGCCCCTCCACAACTGA
- a CDS encoding peroxiredoxin: MLTIGDKFPEFDLKACVDLDAAKAFADIDHKTYEGKWKIVFFWPMDFTFVCPTEIAAFGKLNEEFADRDAQVLGVSGDSEFVHHAWRKDHADLRDLPFPMLADIKHDLMRACGVEGEDGTAQRAVFIVDPNNEIQFTMVTAGSVGRNPKEVLRVLDALQTDELCPCNWTKGEDTLDAAALLAG, translated from the coding sequence GTGCTCACGATCGGTGACAAGTTCCCCGAGTTCGACCTCAAGGCCTGCGTCGACCTGGACGCGGCGAAGGCGTTCGCCGACATCGACCACAAGACCTACGAGGGCAAGTGGAAGATCGTCTTCTTCTGGCCGATGGACTTCACCTTCGTCTGCCCGACCGAGATCGCGGCCTTCGGCAAGCTGAACGAGGAGTTCGCCGACCGCGACGCGCAGGTCCTGGGCGTCTCCGGTGACTCGGAGTTCGTGCACCACGCCTGGCGCAAGGACCACGCCGACCTGCGCGACCTGCCCTTCCCGATGCTGGCCGACATCAAGCACGACCTGATGCGTGCCTGCGGCGTCGAGGGCGAGGACGGCACCGCCCAGCGCGCGGTCTTCATCGTGGACCCGAACAACGAGATCCAGTTCACCATGGTGACCGCCGGCTCGGTCGGCCGTAACCCCAAGGAGGTCCTGCGGGTGCTGGACGCCCTGCAGACCGACGAGCTGTGCCCGTGCAACTGGACCAAGGGCGAGGACACCCTGGACGCCGCCGCCCTGCTGGCCGGCTGA
- a CDS encoding decaprenyl-phosphate phosphoribosyltransferase, producing MTAQPPVLPAPELRPIPTGATRPARFGLPGAMLRTARPRQWPKNLLVFAAPVAAADRGRIEGLGGALAAFAVFTLASCAVYFVNDVADAERDRQHPVKCARPVAGGELSERHALAVAVACVALAEAGALALASAGLAICVTGYLAMSFLYSATLKHLPVIELTMLASGFVLRAIGGAAAAEVAPSGWFVLVCSLGALLVALSKRYTELAGLGPAAAGHRPCLRRYTPAGLRLAQRAVSAAMIGAYLGWALLNGSDWAIDWHLVTVLPLAAALLRFDRLTGRATMARVEDLITRDGPMLGCELVWLVLFVAAGAI from the coding sequence ATGACCGCCCAGCCGCCGGTGCTGCCGGCCCCCGAACTGCGACCGATACCCACCGGCGCCACCCGTCCGGCCCGGTTCGGCCTGCCGGGCGCGATGCTGCGCACCGCTCGGCCCCGGCAGTGGCCGAAGAACCTGCTGGTCTTCGCGGCGCCGGTGGCCGCCGCCGACCGCGGCCGGATCGAAGGGCTGGGTGGTGCGCTGGCCGCCTTCGCGGTCTTCACCCTGGCCTCCTGCGCCGTCTACTTCGTCAACGACGTGGCCGACGCGGAGCGCGACCGGCAGCACCCGGTCAAGTGCGCCCGCCCGGTGGCCGGCGGCGAGCTGTCCGAGCGGCACGCGCTCGCCGTCGCGGTGGCCTGCGTGGCGCTGGCCGAGGCCGGCGCGCTGGCGCTCGCCAGCGCCGGCCTGGCCATCTGCGTGACCGGCTACCTGGCGATGTCCTTCCTCTACTCGGCCACCCTCAAGCACCTGCCGGTGATCGAACTGACCATGCTGGCCTCTGGATTCGTGCTGCGCGCGATAGGCGGGGCGGCGGCCGCCGAGGTCGCGCCGTCCGGCTGGTTCGTGCTGGTCTGCAGCCTGGGCGCGCTGCTGGTCGCGCTCTCCAAGCGCTACACCGAGCTGGCCGGGCTGGGCCCGGCCGCCGCCGGCCACCGGCCCTGCCTGCGCCGCTACACCCCGGCGGGCCTGCGCCTGGCGCAGCGCGCGGTGAGCGCGGCGATGATCGGCGCCTACCTGGGCTGGGCACTGCTCAACGGGTCCGACTGGGCGATCGACTGGCACCTGGTGACGGTTCTCCCGCTGGCCGCGGCGCTGCTGCGGTTCGACCGGCTGACCGGCCGGGCTACCATGGCGCGCGTCGAGGACCTGATCACCCGTGACGGACCGATGCTGGGGTGCGAGTTGGTATGGCTGGTGCTCTTCGTGGCAGCGGGGGCGATCTGA
- a CDS encoding LysR substrate-binding domain-containing protein, whose amino-acid sequence MSTQQSPSSPRPRTPTVAQLRAFLAVVEHRHFREAATAVGTSQPALSGALAALEELLGAQLVERTTRKVIITPLGERVAVHARRALAALHEVTLEVEAARRPFTGPLHLGVIPTVAPYLLPTVLRLVRDRYPALDLHIHEERTGSLLEGLAAGRLDLLLLALPAGGSAPTRDIPLFDEDFVLVTPPEHPLAGRADVPRDVLLDLDVLLLEEGHCLRDQALDLCREVGADAGGGSTRAAGLSTLVQLVAGGLGVTLLPATALAVESGRTDQLAAVRFADPAPGRRIGLATRPGSARAAEYDRFADSLREVLAELPVRIVGP is encoded by the coding sequence ATCAGTACCCAGCAGTCACCGAGTTCCCCCAGGCCGCGCACCCCGACCGTCGCGCAGCTGCGCGCGTTCCTCGCGGTGGTGGAGCACCGGCACTTCCGGGAGGCCGCCACGGCCGTCGGCACCAGCCAGCCCGCGCTCTCCGGCGCGCTCGCCGCGCTGGAGGAGCTGCTCGGTGCCCAGCTGGTGGAGCGTACGACACGCAAGGTCATCATCACCCCGCTGGGTGAGCGCGTGGCCGTGCACGCGCGCCGCGCGCTGGCCGCGCTGCACGAGGTGACCCTGGAGGTCGAGGCGGCCCGCCGCCCCTTCACCGGCCCGCTGCACCTGGGGGTGATCCCCACCGTCGCGCCCTACCTGCTGCCCACCGTGCTGCGCCTGGTCCGCGACCGCTACCCCGCGCTGGACCTGCACATCCACGAGGAGCGCACCGGCTCGCTGCTGGAGGGCCTGGCCGCCGGCCGGCTCGACCTGCTGCTGCTCGCGCTGCCCGCCGGTGGCAGCGCGCCGACCCGCGACATCCCGCTCTTCGACGAGGACTTCGTCCTGGTCACCCCGCCCGAGCACCCGCTGGCCGGCCGCGCCGACGTCCCGCGCGACGTGCTGCTCGACCTGGACGTGCTGCTGCTGGAGGAGGGCCACTGCCTGCGTGACCAGGCGCTGGACCTCTGCCGCGAGGTGGGCGCCGACGCCGGCGGGGGCTCCACCCGGGCGGCCGGCCTGTCGACCCTGGTCCAGCTGGTCGCCGGCGGCCTCGGCGTCACCCTGCTTCCCGCCACCGCCCTGGCGGTGGAGTCCGGCCGCACCGACCAGCTGGCCGCCGTGCGCTTCGCCGACCCCGCGCCCGGCCGCCGGATCGGCCTGGCCACCCGCCCCGGCTCGGCCCGCGCCGCCGAGTACGACCGCTTCGCCGACTCGCTGCGGGAGGTGCTCGCGGAGCTGCCGGTGCGCATCGTCGGCCCGTAG
- a CDS encoding phosphodiester glycosidase family protein produces the protein MTSSTEPGTDQHPPTAAPPDAAAGPDGPDAPEPAPRRAGRTRRLLRKRPVQVVLGLFLAFLTWLSFSIGGALLAPGNDSAVARIAEWARDHHLGPMVTGLETAQYKMNPPKVGGRPTIALNPGGESSAQAAAQASAAASLAAAEGRHPGAPALAPINPAPLVSPAGDPLPGEGVWHVIGNSRGVPSVQSALLRPDSDHTSYLAAVVSMDQRLLRFQLHPGTEDPGPDDWGVPPNIPADARGGLLASFNGGFKVAEAQGGFYLNGVTHGSLRDGAASLVFYKDGHTAVGSWGDEVSMEPDVVGVRQNLRLIVDHGAVPDDVDHNVESGWGLTIGGKFFVWRSGAGVTADGRLVYVYGPALSVRTLADLLHQAGCVQAMQLDINPAWMSYNYYQGADPASLTPTKLLPDQERPADRYFEPTSRDFTAVYAR, from the coding sequence GTGACCTCGTCGACCGAACCCGGAACGGACCAGCACCCGCCGACCGCCGCGCCGCCCGACGCGGCGGCCGGCCCCGACGGCCCCGACGCCCCCGAACCCGCCCCGCGCCGCGCGGGCCGCACCCGCCGCCTGCTGCGCAAGCGCCCGGTCCAGGTGGTGCTGGGCCTCTTCCTGGCCTTCCTGACCTGGCTCAGCTTCTCGATCGGCGGCGCGCTGCTCGCCCCGGGCAACGACAGTGCCGTCGCCCGGATCGCGGAATGGGCCCGCGACCACCACCTCGGCCCGATGGTGACCGGGCTGGAGACCGCCCAGTACAAGATGAACCCGCCCAAGGTCGGCGGCCGGCCCACCATCGCGCTCAACCCCGGCGGTGAGAGTTCCGCCCAGGCGGCCGCCCAGGCCTCGGCGGCCGCCTCGCTGGCCGCCGCCGAGGGCCGGCACCCCGGCGCCCCGGCCCTGGCCCCGATCAACCCCGCCCCGCTGGTCTCCCCGGCCGGCGACCCGCTGCCCGGCGAGGGCGTCTGGCACGTGATCGGCAACTCCCGCGGCGTGCCCTCGGTGCAGAGCGCGCTGCTGCGCCCGGACAGCGACCACACCTCCTACCTGGCCGCCGTGGTCTCGATGGACCAACGGCTGCTCCGCTTCCAGCTGCACCCCGGCACCGAGGACCCGGGCCCGGACGACTGGGGCGTGCCGCCGAACATCCCGGCCGACGCCCGCGGCGGCCTGCTGGCCAGCTTCAACGGCGGTTTCAAGGTCGCCGAGGCGCAGGGCGGCTTCTACCTCAACGGCGTCACCCACGGCAGCCTGCGCGACGGCGCCGCCTCGCTGGTCTTCTACAAGGACGGGCACACCGCGGTCGGCAGCTGGGGCGACGAGGTCTCGATGGAGCCCGACGTGGTGGGCGTGCGGCAGAACCTGCGGCTGATCGTCGACCACGGCGCGGTCCCGGACGACGTGGACCACAACGTGGAGAGCGGCTGGGGCCTGACCATCGGCGGCAAGTTCTTCGTCTGGCGCTCGGGCGCCGGCGTCACCGCGGACGGCCGGCTGGTCTACGTCTACGGGCCCGCGCTCTCGGTGCGCACCCTGGCCGACCTGCTGCACCAGGCCGGCTGCGTGCAGGCGATGCAGCTGGACATCAACCCGGCCTGGATGTCGTACAACTACTACCAGGGCGCCGACCCGGCGAGCCTGACGCCCACCAAGCTGCTGCCCGACCAGGAGCGGCCCGCCGACCGGTACTTCGAGCCGACCAGCCGCGACTTCACCGCGGTCTACGCCCGATGA
- a CDS encoding FAD-binding protein, producing MAPQVDPRADSQADPQADPQAPSRSAARADPRTGTVLQGWGRSTGSRSEVRGPLTVDGLSALVAECGERGLLARGAGCSYGDAAQNAGGVVLAPATGRSVEVDGPGGTVRAAGSANFAQLLARVVPLGLLPAVLPGTSRLTVGGAVACDVHGKNQRADGSIGDWLESVELLDGTGRVRLLTPQQDGEAFAATVGGMGLTGIVLAATLRLIPLPGDRLRVTSRRAADLDALLDELDRASRTSRYAVAWIDTTASGRSLGRGIVDRGDHLASDAEPRYEPARAPRAPRLPIGPFTPLTARAFNELWYRRAPRERHCVQGLTEFFHRLDAVREWNRALGPRGFLQYQFAVPEPAAGLLGEALTALRLAGAAPFLGTVKRFGRAGTGPLSFPLPGWSLAVDLPVGGTLARGRLRAVLDRLDRRVAEAGGRVYLAKDARLGRAAFDAMYGPLDDWRAVRARLDPAATMRSDLGRRLGLCP from the coding sequence ATGGCGCCCCAGGTCGATCCCCGGGCCGACTCCCAGGCCGATCCCCAGGCCGATCCCCAGGCCCCTTCGCGGTCCGCCGCGCGGGCCGACCCCCGGACCGGGACCGTGCTGCAGGGCTGGGGACGCAGCACCGGCAGCCGCAGCGAGGTGCGCGGCCCGCTGACGGTGGACGGGCTCAGCGCGCTGGTCGCGGAGTGCGGCGAGCGCGGGCTGCTGGCCCGCGGCGCCGGGTGCAGCTACGGGGACGCGGCGCAGAACGCGGGCGGGGTGGTGCTGGCGCCGGCCACCGGCCGATCCGTCGAGGTGGACGGGCCGGGCGGTACCGTCCGGGCGGCCGGCTCGGCCAACTTCGCCCAACTGCTGGCGCGGGTGGTGCCGCTGGGGCTGCTGCCCGCGGTGCTGCCGGGAACCAGCCGGCTGACCGTCGGCGGCGCGGTCGCCTGCGACGTGCACGGCAAGAACCAGCGCGCCGACGGGAGCATCGGGGACTGGCTGGAGAGCGTCGAGCTGCTCGACGGCACCGGCCGGGTAAGGCTGCTGACGCCGCAGCAGGACGGCGAGGCCTTCGCGGCGACGGTCGGCGGGATGGGCCTCACCGGGATCGTGCTGGCCGCCACCCTGCGGCTGATCCCGCTGCCCGGCGACCGGCTGCGGGTCACCTCGCGGCGGGCCGCCGACCTGGACGCGCTGCTCGACGAGCTGGACCGCGCCTCGCGGACGAGCCGGTACGCGGTCGCCTGGATCGACACCACGGCGAGCGGCCGCTCGCTCGGGCGCGGGATCGTGGACCGGGGCGACCACCTGGCCTCGGACGCCGAACCGCGCTACGAGCCGGCCCGGGCACCGCGCGCGCCGCGGCTGCCGATCGGCCCGTTCACCCCGCTCACCGCGCGCGCCTTCAACGAGCTCTGGTACCGCAGGGCGCCGCGGGAGCGGCACTGCGTGCAGGGCCTGACCGAGTTCTTCCACCGGCTGGACGCGGTGCGCGAGTGGAACCGGGCGCTGGGCCCGCGCGGCTTCCTGCAGTACCAGTTCGCGGTGCCCGAGCCGGCCGCCGGGCTGCTGGGCGAGGCGCTGACCGCGCTGCGGCTGGCCGGGGCGGCGCCGTTCCTGGGCACCGTGAAGCGGTTCGGGCGGGCCGGCACCGGACCGCTCTCCTTCCCGCTGCCCGGCTGGTCGCTGGCGGTCGACCTGCCGGTGGGCGGCACCCTGGCCCGGGGCCGGCTGCGCGCCGTGCTGGACCGGCTGGACCGGCGGGTCGCCGAGGCGGGCGGACGGGTCTATCTCGCGAAGGACGCCCGGCTCGGGCGCGCCGCCTTCGACGCGATGTACGGGCCGTTGGACGATTGGCGTGCGGTGCGCGCCCGTCTGGACCCCGCCGCCACCATGCGATCCGACCTGGGACGGAGACTGGGACTGTGTCCTTGA
- a CDS encoding carboxymuconolactone decarboxylase family protein, with protein sequence MALDELKAALPEYAKDLKLNLSAVIGNSDLPQQQLWGTVLSCAMATASKPVLAELEPQAKELLSEQAYTAAKAAAAIMAMNNVYYRTTHLLSDHEEYAKLRTGLRMNIIGNPGVEKIDFEFWCFAVSAINGCGQCLDSHEQVLRKAGVDRETIQVAIRIAAVVQAVASVLDAEAQLG encoded by the coding sequence ATGGCGCTCGACGAACTCAAGGCCGCGCTGCCGGAGTACGCCAAGGACCTCAAGCTCAACCTGAGCGCGGTCATCGGCAACTCGGACCTCCCGCAGCAGCAGCTCTGGGGCACCGTCCTCTCCTGCGCCATGGCCACCGCGAGCAAGCCGGTGCTGGCCGAGCTGGAGCCGCAGGCCAAGGAGCTGCTCTCCGAGCAGGCGTACACCGCCGCCAAGGCCGCCGCCGCGATCATGGCGATGAACAACGTCTACTACCGCACCACGCACCTCCTCTCCGACCACGAGGAGTACGCGAAGCTGCGGACCGGGCTGCGGATGAACATCATCGGCAACCCGGGCGTGGAGAAGATCGACTTCGAGTTCTGGTGCTTCGCGGTCTCCGCGATCAACGGCTGCGGCCAGTGCCTGGACTCGCACGAGCAGGTGCTCCGCAAGGCGGGCGTGGACCGCGAGACGATCCAGGTCGCGATCCGGATCGCCGCCGTGGTGCAGGCCGTCGCCTCGGTGCTGGACGCCGAGGCGCAGCTCGGCTGA